Proteins encoded by one window of Girardinichthys multiradiatus isolate DD_20200921_A chromosome 14, DD_fGirMul_XY1, whole genome shotgun sequence:
- the LOC124881055 gene encoding tripartite motif-containing protein 16-like — protein MPNLEQEKISCSICLDLLKDPVTIPCGHSYCMNCIKTHWDGEDQRRIYSCPQCRKTFNPRPVLQKNIMLAELVEDLKNTELQAAPADHCYAGPEDVACDVCTGRKMKAVSSCLSCPASYCKSHLQSHYDAPPLKRHKLTKPSKKLQQNICPRHDEVMKIFCRTDQQCICYLCSMDEHKGHETVPAAAERTEKQKKLQVSQQQIQQRIQDQEKDLRLLQQEVEAINVSADKAVEDSEKNFTELIRLIQKRSSDVKQQIRSQQETEVSRVKDLQEKLEQEITELKRKDAELKQLSNTEDHSQFFHNYPSLSALSESTHSSSINIRPLRYFEDVTAAVSELRDKLQDILRDTWTNISLMVSEVDVVLSESEPKTRAEFLQYSTKITLDPNTANRKLLLSEGNRKVTRMNQQQSYPDHPDRFTDHDQVLSRESLTGRCYWEVEWREGGVGVAVSYKDIRRAGWSDECLFGFNDKSWSFHCFTNSYTFYHSYIETPVSGPVSSRLGVYLDHRAGILSFYSVSKNMTLLHRVKTKFTQPLYAGVRPILYGDSVVFVNLK, from the coding sequence ATGCCTAATCTGGAGCAAGAAAAAATCTCCTGTTCCATCTGTTTGGATCTACTGAAGGATCCAGTGACTATTCCCTGTGGACACAGCTACTGTATGAACTGTATTAAAACCCACTGGGatggagaagatcagaggagaaTCTACAGCTGTCCTCAGTGCAGGAAAACGTTCAACCCAAGACCTGTCCTGCAGAAGAACATCATGCTAGCAGAGTTAGTGGAAGATCTGAAGAACACTGAACTCCAAGCTGCTCCAGCTGATCACTGCTATGCTGGACCTGAAGATGTGGCCTGTGATGTCTGCACTGGAAGGAAGATGAAAGCTGTCAGTTCCTGTTTATCCTGTCCGGCTTCTTATTGTAAAAGTCATCTGCAATCTCACTATGATGCTCCACCATTAAAGAGACACAAACTAACAAAACCTTCCAAAAAGCTCCAGCAGAACATCTGCCCTCGTCATGATGAGGTGATGAAGATCTTCTGTCGTACTGATCAGCAGTGTATCTGTTATCTCTGCTCTATGGATGAACATAAAGGTCATGAAACAGtcccagctgcagcagaaaggaCTGAGAAGCAGAAGAAGCTCCAGGTGAGTCAACAACAAATCCAGCAGAGAATCCAGGACCAAGAGAAAGATCTGAGGCTGCTTCAACAGGAGGTGGAGGCCATCAATGTCTCTGCTGATAAAGCAGTGGAGGACAGTGAGAAGAACTTCACTGAGCTGATTCGTCTCATCCAGAAAAGAAgctctgatgtgaagcagcagatcagaTCTCAGCAGGAAACTGAAGTGAGTCGAGTCAAAGATCTtcaggagaagctggagcaggagatcactgagctgaagaggaaagATGCTGAGCTGAAGCAGCTCTCAAACACAGAGGATCACAGCCAGTTTTTCCACAACTACCCCTCACTGTCAGCACTCAGTGAGTctacacactcatccagcatcaatattcgtcctctgagatactttgaggatgtgacagcagctgtgtcagagctcagagataaactacaggacatcctgagagacacatggacaaacatctcactgatGGTCAGTGAGGTAGATGTTGTActgtcagaatcagaaccaaagaCCAGAGCTGAGTTCTTACAATATTCTACAAAAATCACTCTGgatccaaacacagcaaacaggaagTTGTTATTATCTGAGGGGaacagaaaagtaacaagaatGAACCAACAACAGTCTTATCCTGATCATCCAGACAGATTCACAGATCATGATCAGGTTCTGAGTAGAGAGAGTCTAACTGGACGTTGTTACTGGGAGGTGGAGTGGAGAGAAGGAGGAGTTGGTGTAGCAGTTTCGTACAAGGATATCAGGAGAGCAGGGTGGTCAGATGAAtgtttatttggatttaatgaCAAATCTTGGTCATTTCACTGTTTCACAAACAgttacacattttatcacaGCTACATTGAAACTCCAGTTTCAGGGCCAGTTTCCTCCAGACTAGGAGTGTACCTGGACCACAGAGCAGGTATTCTGTCTTTCTACAGCGTCTCTAAGAACatgactctcctccacagagtCAAGACCAAATTCACTCAGCCTCTATATGCTGGAGTTAGACCTATCCTTTATGGAgattctgttgtttttgttaacCTGAAATAG